In Halobaculum rubrum, the following are encoded in one genomic region:
- a CDS encoding iron transporter, with product MNRRTFLARAAAAGSVAGAAGVSGCLGFELSSSDGIAGEPPLVEDRPDGVYLPSHVEGMTMAGTGEAGDYRVGVFYSYAHRFWNVNGESVERTDVESDDDVHLMASVWDPRTGTVLPETGVSIEISTDGSLVSQEVIYPMLSQPMGTHYGGNFGLDGDGTYTVTVSVGGVRTRRTGAFRDRFDEPADIPVEFEYSRSTRDEITFRTLENAGERDAVDPMGMEMLPDATAPPVDDLPGSVLGEVNSNDAVLVATVLDESPGGIDADGPYLAVSARTPYNRMVIPAMGLEATLSRDGEEVVSGGLTRTLDPDLSYHYGAALGDANVESGDDLTLTPTVWPQIARHEGYETAFGALMGGMPERTLTVE from the coding sequence ATGAACAGACGGACGTTCCTCGCGAGGGCGGCGGCGGCCGGGTCGGTCGCCGGCGCCGCCGGCGTCTCCGGCTGTCTCGGCTTCGAGCTCTCCTCGAGCGACGGGATCGCCGGCGAGCCGCCGCTCGTCGAGGACCGCCCCGACGGCGTCTACCTCCCGAGCCACGTCGAGGGAATGACCATGGCCGGGACCGGAGAGGCCGGCGACTACCGCGTCGGCGTGTTCTACTCGTACGCGCACCGCTTCTGGAACGTCAACGGCGAGTCGGTCGAGCGGACTGACGTCGAGTCCGACGACGACGTGCACCTCATGGCGAGCGTCTGGGACCCCCGGACTGGGACGGTTCTGCCCGAGACCGGGGTGTCGATCGAGATCTCGACGGACGGCTCGCTCGTCTCCCAGGAGGTGATCTACCCGATGCTCTCCCAGCCGATGGGCACCCACTACGGCGGGAACTTCGGGCTCGACGGCGACGGCACGTACACCGTCACCGTCTCCGTCGGGGGCGTCCGCACCCGTCGAACGGGCGCGTTCCGCGACCGGTTCGACGAACCGGCGGACATCCCGGTCGAGTTCGAGTACAGTCGGTCGACGCGCGACGAGATCACCTTCCGGACGCTGGAGAACGCGGGCGAGCGGGACGCCGTCGACCCGATGGGGATGGAGATGCTGCCCGACGCGACGGCGCCGCCCGTCGACGATCTCCCCGGGTCGGTCCTCGGCGAGGTGAACAGCAACGACGCGGTCCTCGTCGCGACGGTTCTCGATGAGTCGCCCGGAGGGATCGACGCCGACGGGCCGTACCTCGCGGTGTCGGCACGCACGCCGTACAACCGGATGGTGATCCCCGCGATGGGGCTGGAGGCGACGCTGTCGCGCGACGGGGAGGAGGTGGTCTCCGGGGGTCTCACCCGGACGCTCGACCCCGACCTCTCGTACCACTACGGCGCCGCGCTCGGCGACGCGAACGTCGAGTCGGGTGACGACCTGACGCTGACGCCGACGGTGTGGCCGCAGATCGCCCGCCACGAGGGGTACGAGACGGCCTTCGGCGCGCTCATGGGCGGGATGCCCGAGCGAACGCTGACGGTGGAGTAG
- the trkA gene encoding Trk system potassium transporter TrkA codes for MRVLIIGAGQVGESIAADLSDAHDVVIVERDAERCEELTYSLDVLTINGDGTAVSTLEEAGIEDADMVVASTDNDETNIVACSTAKAVSDAFTIARIKQTEYLRTWERSRKAFGIDFMVCTNLLTAENIVRVIGLPAARDVDPFADGMVQMAEFVVSEESPLVGQTVSEADRFDSLTFASIIREDEVVIPRGETLIEAKDRAVVIGSPASVRGFAADVAPEEHVGTGEEVVIVGGSEIGYHTARLLGERGFSPRLIEQDEDRARKLAEDLPETVVMQSDATDVGFLERERVGDADVLIATLDSDEKNLLSCLLATRLGIERTVAVVDQTAYVDLFETVGIDVGVSPRAVVAEEITRFTQESGAENVALIEDDRAEVMEVEIDADSLLVDRPISEAIHDFPPCLVIGAITRDGELVTPRGDTVIREGDHVVVFFEQRVVEEVAEKL; via the coding sequence GTGCGAGTCCTGATCATCGGCGCGGGACAGGTCGGCGAGAGCATCGCGGCGGACCTCTCCGACGCCCACGACGTAGTGATCGTCGAGCGTGACGCCGAGCGCTGCGAGGAGCTGACGTACTCGCTGGACGTCCTGACGATCAACGGCGACGGCACCGCCGTCTCGACGCTGGAGGAGGCCGGGATCGAGGACGCCGATATGGTGGTCGCCTCGACCGACAACGACGAGACGAACATCGTCGCCTGCTCGACGGCGAAGGCGGTCAGCGACGCGTTCACGATCGCCCGGATCAAACAAACCGAGTACCTCCGGACGTGGGAGCGCTCACGCAAGGCGTTCGGCATCGACTTCATGGTGTGTACGAACCTCCTCACCGCCGAGAACATCGTCCGCGTCATCGGCCTGCCCGCCGCCCGCGACGTGGACCCGTTCGCCGACGGCATGGTGCAGATGGCGGAGTTCGTGGTGAGCGAGGAGAGCCCGCTCGTCGGCCAGACCGTCAGCGAGGCCGACCGCTTCGACTCGCTGACGTTCGCGTCGATCATCCGCGAGGACGAGGTCGTCATCCCCCGCGGCGAGACGCTGATCGAGGCGAAAGATCGCGCGGTCGTCATCGGGTCGCCGGCGAGCGTTCGCGGCTTCGCCGCCGACGTGGCGCCGGAGGAACACGTCGGGACCGGCGAGGAGGTCGTCATCGTCGGCGGGTCGGAGATCGGCTATCACACCGCCCGTTTGCTCGGGGAGCGCGGCTTCTCCCCGCGGCTGATCGAGCAGGACGAGGACCGCGCTCGGAAGCTGGCGGAGGACCTCCCCGAGACGGTGGTCATGCAGTCGGACGCGACGGACGTGGGATTCCTCGAGCGCGAACGCGTCGGCGACGCGGACGTGCTGATCGCGACGCTCGACTCCGACGAAAAGAACCTCCTGTCGTGTCTGCTCGCGACCCGCCTCGGGATCGAGCGGACCGTCGCGGTCGTCGACCAGACGGCCTACGTCGACCTGTTCGAGACGGTCGGCATCGACGTGGGCGTCAGCCCGCGCGCGGTCGTCGCCGAGGAGATCACCCGGTTCACCCAGGAGAGCGGCGCCGAGAACGTCGCGCTCATCGAGGACGATCGCGCGGAGGTGATGGAGGTCGAGATCGACGCCGACTCCCTGCTCGTCGACCGACCGATCAGCGAGGCCATCCACGACTTCCCGCCCTGCCTCGTCATCGGCGCGATCACCCGCGACGGGGAACTCGTCACGCCACGCGGCGACACGGTGATCCGCGAGGGCGACCACGTCGTCGTCTTCTTCGAGCAGCGCGTCGTCGAGGAGGTCGCGGAGAAACTCTAA
- a CDS encoding SRPBCC family protein: MDELVVSTDVYVAPEEAYEFLVDFPRYERYTEYLDRVSRTRGDGGSGSRYALKFAWWKLTYTARSEVTDVDPPTRIDWRIVKDIRAHGSWRIEPLEELPADAPDDADEGCRVTLEINFDADSADSSSVSLPPLVSFGWVLDKVKGLVTEEAERVVRRAVADLEGRERDVRLDVRDRTESL; the protein is encoded by the coding sequence ATGGACGAGCTCGTCGTCTCGACGGACGTGTACGTCGCCCCCGAGGAGGCGTACGAGTTCCTCGTGGACTTCCCCCGCTACGAACGGTACACCGAGTACCTCGACCGCGTCTCGCGGACGCGCGGCGACGGCGGTTCGGGGTCCCGTTACGCGCTCAAGTTCGCGTGGTGGAAGCTCACCTACACCGCCCGCTCGGAGGTGACCGACGTGGACCCGCCCACGCGGATCGACTGGCGGATCGTGAAGGACATTCGCGCGCACGGTTCGTGGCGGATCGAACCGCTGGAGGAACTCCCGGCGGACGCCCCCGACGACGCCGACGAGGGGTGTCGAGTGACGCTGGAGATCAACTTCGACGCGGACTCGGCCGACTCCTCGTCGGTGTCGCTGCCGCCGTTGGTGTCGTTCGGGTGGGTCCTGGACAAGGTGAAAGGCCTCGTCACCGAGGAAGCCGAGCGCGTGGTCCGCCGGGCGGTCGCGGACCTGGAGGGCCGCGAGCGCGACGTGCGCCTCGACGTTCGGGATCGAACGGAGTCGCTGTGA
- a CDS encoding AEC family transporter translates to MSVASNLAFMLALLAAGVVARRAGLLTPRRRDTLTDAAFYLALPALVYSSTYAQPLGELLSVRLVAGVVGALAVGIAVSWFVHRRRADAAARSVAVVQSYHANLGFLGLPLVAATFGADAVEAGKASVILGMGALVHVPATVTILSIVNDADADLASEAVSLLRNPVLVALVAGLTSAAVGWTPPGAVATGLSWLGELALPLALLGVGASLVLDGVSIDYPTVGAVTGMKLLAMPLIAFAVFSVLGGDPSTVRAGVVMFAMPTAVSTFVYASALGGDDGLASVNVFATTVASAGTLLPVLWLVG, encoded by the coding sequence GTGTCCGTCGCCTCGAACCTCGCGTTCATGCTCGCCCTGCTCGCCGCCGGCGTCGTCGCGCGGCGGGCCGGGCTGCTCACGCCGCGCCGCCGTGACACGCTCACCGACGCCGCCTTCTACCTCGCGTTGCCCGCGCTCGTGTACAGCTCGACGTACGCGCAGCCGCTCGGGGAGCTGCTGTCGGTCCGACTCGTCGCGGGCGTTGTCGGCGCCCTCGCTGTCGGGATCGCCGTGAGCTGGTTCGTTCACCGACGACGGGCGGACGCCGCCGCCCGCAGCGTCGCTGTCGTCCAGTCGTACCACGCGAACCTCGGGTTCCTCGGGCTCCCGCTCGTGGCCGCCACGTTCGGCGCCGACGCCGTCGAGGCCGGGAAGGCGAGCGTGATCCTCGGGATGGGCGCGCTCGTCCACGTGCCCGCGACCGTGACGATCCTCTCGATCGTGAACGACGCCGACGCCGATCTGGCGAGCGAGGCCGTCTCGCTCCTTCGCAATCCGGTGTTGGTCGCGCTCGTTGCCGGCCTCACCTCGGCAGCCGTCGGGTGGACGCCGCCGGGCGCGGTCGCGACGGGGCTGTCGTGGCTGGGGGAACTGGCGCTCCCGCTCGCGTTGCTGGGCGTGGGCGCGTCGCTCGTGCTCGACGGCGTCTCGATCGACTACCCGACCGTCGGCGCGGTGACGGGGATGAAACTGCTCGCGATGCCGCTGATCGCGTTCGCCGTGTTCTCCGTGCTGGGCGGCGACCCCTCGACGGTCCGCGCCGGCGTCGTCATGTTCGCGATGCCGACGGCCGTCTCGACGTTCGTGTACGCCAGCGCGCTCGGCGGGGACGACGGCCTCGCGTCGGTCAACGTGTTCGCGACGACCGTCGCCTCCGCGGGGACGTTGCTGCCCGTACTCTGGCTCGTCGGGTGA
- a CDS encoding GAF domain-containing sensor histidine kinase yields MNGAAGTEHLPADERDDARDTARHVDLQALVIDASTTLLSANPDELHTKLTWTLRSVATGVDADYAGVYEIAGDGGRSSSGRDPETFDRRYAWHRDGIEPDDPPPADIEPLVRDALGRVGGSEAVRVAKAGTDAVADEGSTASGGTNSYGTLLAVPIVREYELWGTLVFAGRSDRERWRDHEVVLVRSLADMIAASLERVQRERDLAAQNDRLEEFASVVAHDLRNPLNVLTGSLDMARRTGDDEHFDRAKRSAERIDEIIDTVLGLSRAGQDIGETEMVRIGKIARTAWERVQTDDATLVVDAPGQYDADTQRLTDVFSNLFRNAIEHGGGDVEVTVAGLANGRNGFYVADDGPGMPDDMSDPFHQGHSGESDGTGLGLTIVRRVVEAHGWSVDVTDSEAGGARFDILVEG; encoded by the coding sequence ATGAACGGCGCCGCGGGGACGGAGCACTTGCCCGCGGACGAGCGCGACGACGCCCGCGACACCGCTCGTCACGTGGACCTGCAGGCACTGGTGATCGACGCGTCGACGACGCTGCTCTCGGCGAACCCGGACGAACTCCACACGAAACTGACGTGGACGCTCAGGAGCGTCGCGACCGGGGTGGACGCGGACTACGCGGGCGTCTACGAGATCGCCGGCGATGGCGGCCGATCGAGTTCGGGCCGGGACCCCGAGACGTTCGACCGACGCTACGCGTGGCACCGGGACGGCATCGAACCCGACGACCCGCCGCCCGCGGACATCGAGCCGTTGGTACGCGACGCGCTCGGCCGCGTCGGGGGCTCCGAGGCCGTCCGTGTCGCGAAGGCGGGAACCGACGCCGTCGCCGATGAGGGATCGACCGCGAGCGGCGGGACGAACTCGTACGGCACCCTGTTGGCGGTTCCGATCGTCCGCGAGTACGAGCTGTGGGGGACGCTCGTGTTCGCCGGCCGCTCCGACCGCGAACGGTGGCGGGACCACGAGGTCGTGCTCGTTCGCTCGCTCGCGGATATGATCGCCGCCTCCCTGGAACGGGTCCAGCGTGAGCGAGACCTCGCGGCACAAAACGATCGGCTCGAGGAGTTCGCGTCGGTCGTCGCTCACGACCTCCGGAACCCGCTGAACGTTCTCACCGGCTCGCTCGACATGGCCAGACGGACCGGCGACGATGAACACTTCGACCGCGCGAAGCGGTCGGCCGAGCGGATCGACGAGATCATCGACACCGTACTGGGGCTGTCTCGGGCCGGACAGGACATCGGAGAAACCGAAATGGTCAGGATCGGGAAGATCGCCCGGACGGCCTGGGAAAGAGTACAAACCGACGACGCGACGCTCGTCGTCGACGCCCCGGGCCAATACGACGCCGACACGCAGCGGCTCACCGACGTGTTCTCGAACCTCTTTCGCAACGCGATCGAACACGGCGGCGGCGACGTCGAGGTCACCGTCGCCGGCCTGGCGAACGGTCGGAACGGGTTCTACGTCGCCGACGACGGACCGGGGATGCCGGACGACATGAGCGATCCGTTCCACCAGGGGCATTCCGGGGAGTCCGACGGGACCGGCCTTGGCCTGACGATCGTCCGCCGGGTGGTCGAGGCCCACGGATGGTCCGTGGACGTGACCGACAGCGAGGCGGGCGGTGCACGCTTCGATATCCTCGTCGAGGGTTGA